In one window of Bacteroidota bacterium DNA:
- a CDS encoding SusC/RagA family TonB-linked outer membrane protein yields the protein MRKFTLMIVILLFAGLQLVLAQQKTISGKVTSKEDGTTLPGVTVMVKGTTIGTVTDINGKYTLTIPVKTTTLVFSFVGMKTQEVATSEANSYDVILESDVMNIEGVVVTAIGISRETKALGYSVQSVGSDQLEKSNNTNVFNDLNGKVAGVNVTSGSGAAGGATYFTIRGAQSLGGDNQPLVVVDGVPIDNSQYYSGNPDAGSNNLTEGVAYSNRGIDINPDDIASVTVLKGGAATALYGLRAANGVVIITTKKGETAKTGNNYAVSFSTSISIDKVNKLPEMQNKWGQGINGKWKGPETANRNSWGPRLDTCSYSDGPLSAAQDPYGLGYYNWDKNGLIVSKNDPTANGKEVKTYDNLNNFFKTGYTYNNALNISGGNPGATYYLSLSNNHSDGIVPNNTFDRTTVKIAGETKLSSKFVTSGSVNYIKSGGNRLQQGSNLSGVMLGLLRTPATFDNANGYDDPVGTKDAYMFPDGQQRSFRGYGIYDNPYWTVNMNKFKDDVNRMLGNFQITYLPVKWLNITYRLGNDFYSDRRKAYYAINSSQYSAGQVFEDQHFNRDINSDLIATVKQDITKDIKVDATIGQNLFQSYHQQVYVEGNQLAQPEFYQLSNASSIISRERQDKKRTSAIYADLGISYQSLLFLNVTGRNEWSTTLPADKNSFFFPSASLGFVFTEIGGLKENKVLPFGKLRVSYAVIANDASIYGTYNYFAPTAYGDGWTSGISFPFAGYTGYMDDNGLGNTGLKPEKMKSLELGCDLRFLNNRIGLDFTWYNNHNTDLILWVPLAGSSGYTDKLMNAGEMKNTGVEIMGTIVPVKTKKFDWTIVVNFTKNKNEVVKLADGVENVGLGGFTGAEIRAVVGKPYGSIFGTTWVKDGNGNVVINDDPTDPNYGYPIMSDKEDFLGTVMPDWTMGITNTVTYSGVSLSFLLDIKKGGMMWNGTKGIMYALGTHKDTEDRETKDYVFDGVLGHLDSDGNLVSNNGFATNGLQVAKDQSWYNGLGGGFGGPSGQFVEKANWVRLREVSLSYNLNSKWFRKCFIKGMDVYFTGRNLLLWTPYTGIDPETNLYGADNAQGIDYFNMPNTKTYTFGLKVNI from the coding sequence ATGAGAAAATTTACTCTGATGATTGTAATCTTGCTATTCGCAGGTTTACAGCTAGTGCTTGCACAGCAAAAAACGATTTCCGGTAAAGTTACCAGCAAGGAGGATGGAACCACGCTGCCGGGAGTAACCGTAATGGTAAAAGGAACCACCATAGGAACGGTTACCGACATTAACGGAAAGTACACCCTCACTATTCCTGTAAAGACAACAACACTCGTGTTTTCTTTTGTTGGAATGAAAACGCAGGAGGTTGCTACCTCAGAAGCAAACTCGTATGATGTAATTCTTGAAAGCGACGTGATGAACATTGAAGGTGTTGTTGTGACTGCAATAGGCATCTCGCGCGAGACCAAGGCACTTGGTTATTCGGTGCAGTCGGTGGGTTCAGACCAGCTCGAGAAATCGAATAATACCAATGTGTTCAACGACCTCAATGGAAAAGTGGCCGGTGTTAATGTTACCAGCGGTTCAGGTGCTGCAGGCGGTGCCACCTATTTCACTATTCGTGGCGCCCAATCACTCGGTGGAGATAACCAGCCATTAGTGGTTGTTGACGGCGTTCCTATTGATAATTCGCAGTATTATTCGGGCAATCCCGATGCCGGAAGTAATAATCTTACCGAAGGAGTCGCATACTCGAATCGTGGCATAGACATCAATCCCGACGATATTGCTTCAGTAACTGTTCTGAAAGGCGGTGCTGCAACGGCTCTGTATGGACTTCGGGCAGCAAATGGCGTTGTGATAATTACCACTAAAAAAGGCGAAACGGCAAAAACAGGAAACAACTATGCTGTTAGTTTTTCAACATCGATTTCCATTGATAAAGTTAACAAGCTGCCTGAAATGCAGAATAAATGGGGGCAAGGTATAAATGGAAAATGGAAGGGTCCGGAAACGGCGAACCGTAATTCATGGGGACCACGCCTCGACACGTGTTCGTATTCCGACGGACCGCTTTCTGCGGCGCAGGATCCCTATGGTCTCGGTTATTATAACTGGGATAAAAACGGCCTGATAGTCAGTAAAAATGACCCGACAGCCAATGGTAAGGAAGTTAAAACATACGATAACCTCAATAATTTTTTCAAAACGGGTTATACTTACAACAACGCACTGAATATTTCAGGCGGAAATCCGGGCGCCACATATTATCTGTCGCTTTCAAACAATCATTCGGACGGGATTGTTCCGAACAACACTTTTGACAGGACGACTGTTAAAATTGCCGGAGAGACCAAGCTTTCTTCAAAATTTGTGACATCTGGAAGTGTGAATTATATTAAATCCGGCGGTAACAGGCTGCAGCAGGGATCAAACCTGTCGGGTGTTATGCTTGGTTTGCTGAGGACACCGGCCACGTTTGACAACGCTAATGGCTATGATGATCCAGTTGGTACAAAAGACGCGTATATGTTCCCCGACGGACAGCAACGCAGCTTCAGGGGTTATGGCATCTATGACAATCCTTACTGGACTGTGAATATGAATAAATTTAAAGATGATGTGAACCGTATGCTGGGGAACTTCCAGATTACATATCTTCCTGTTAAATGGCTCAATATAACATATCGTCTTGGCAATGACTTTTATTCGGACAGGCGGAAAGCATATTATGCCATTAATTCCTCGCAGTATTCAGCCGGCCAGGTTTTCGAAGACCAGCATTTTAACCGTGATATCAACAGCGACCTTATCGCAACGGTTAAACAAGACATTACTAAAGACATAAAAGTGGATGCAACCATCGGACAAAACCTTTTCCAATCGTATCATCAGCAGGTTTATGTTGAAGGAAACCAGCTTGCACAGCCCGAATTCTACCAGTTATCCAATGCGTCTTCGATAATTTCACGTGAACGCCAGGATAAGAAAAGGACCTCTGCTATTTATGCTGATTTGGGCATTTCATACCAAAGCCTGCTCTTCCTGAATGTAACCGGAAGAAACGAGTGGTCAACCACGCTTCCTGCAGATAAGAATTCATTCTTCTTCCCCTCTGCAAGTCTTGGTTTTGTGTTCACTGAAATTGGAGGGCTCAAAGAAAACAAAGTGCTTCCATTCGGTAAACTTCGTGTTTCATACGCCGTTATTGCAAACGATGCGTCAATCTATGGCACGTACAACTATTTCGCACCAACAGCATATGGCGATGGATGGACAAGTGGTATTTCTTTTCCTTTTGCAGGATATACCGGATATATGGACGACAACGGACTGGGCAACACCGGACTGAAGCCGGAGAAAATGAAGTCTCTGGAGCTGGGTTGCGACTTAAGGTTCCTGAACAACAGGATTGGTCTTGACTTTACCTGGTATAACAATCATAACACAGATCTAATCCTCTGGGTGCCTCTAGCCGGTTCTTCTGGTTATACTGATAAACTGATGAATGCAGGAGAAATGAAGAATACGGGTGTGGAGATTATGGGAACCATCGTTCCGGTTAAGACAAAGAAATTTGACTGGACCATTGTTGTGAATTTCACCAAAAACAAGAATGAGGTTGTAAAACTTGCCGATGGAGTTGAAAATGTTGGTCTGGGTGGTTTTACAGGTGCCGAGATTCGCGCAGTAGTTGGTAAACCCTATGGTTCAATTTTCGGAACTACATGGGTAAAAGACGGCAATGGAAACGTTGTTATCAATGATGATCCTACAGATCCCAATTATGGATATCCCATTATGAGCGACAAAGAAGATTTCCTCGGAACGGTAATGCCAGACTGGACCATGGGTATCACTAATACCGTTACCTATTCTGGTGTATCATTATCATTTTTGCTTGATATCAAAAAAGGTGGTATGATGTGGAATGGTACTAAAGGGATTATGTATGCGCTCGGAACACATAAGGATACTGAAGACCGTGAAACCAAAGATTACGTATTTGACGGCGTACTCGGACATCTGGATTCAGATGGAAATCTTGTAAGCAACAACGGTTTTGCAACAAACGGACTGCAAGTGGCCAAAGACCAGAGCTGGTATAATGGCCTTGGTGGAGGCTTTGGAGGACCATCAGGACAGTTTGTTGAAAAAGCCAATTGGGTTCGTCTACGGGAAGTGAGCCTTTCATATAATCTGAATTCAAAATGGTTCCGTAAATGCTTTATTAAAGGCATGGATGTTTATTTCACCGGACGGAACCTGTTACTCTGGACTCCTTACACCGGTATCGATCCGGAAACCAACCTTTACGGGGCCGACAATGCTCAAGGTATTGATTATTTCAATATGCCCAATACCAAGACTTACACCTTTGGCCTGAAAGTTAATATCTAA
- a CDS encoding 2-oxoacid:ferredoxin oxidoreductase subunit beta, whose protein sequence is MAENLTVERSRTPLTKEDFVSDQMVKWCPGCGAHAILSSIANVFPKIGYRKENFCVVSGIGCSSRFPYYVNTYGIHGIHGRANPIATGVKIANPHLSVWVATGDGDSMAIGGNHFIHIIRRNVDLNILLFNNQIYGLTKGQYSPTTPMGTVTKTSPQGTIEHPFNCGELVLGAQGTFFARAVDTNPKVMNAVMMEAAKHDGTSVIEILQNCVIFADKTHDIITSKDLRDDHQLHLINGEPMLFGKDKDKGIKLGVAGLEVVKLGENGITEKDILVHDPYLQDPGIHLMVAKMQPPHFPVALGVIRSAMFPTYDDMVEEQITYAKKTEKIKCVDDLLQSGDTWEIN, encoded by the coding sequence ATGGCCGAGAATTTAACTGTTGAACGCTCAAGGACTCCGCTGACGAAAGAAGATTTTGTCAGCGACCAGATGGTGAAATGGTGCCCCGGATGCGGTGCTCACGCCATACTTTCATCCATTGCCAATGTGTTTCCCAAGATAGGCTATCGTAAAGAGAATTTCTGCGTAGTATCCGGAATTGGCTGTTCATCGCGATTTCCCTACTACGTAAATACTTACGGTATTCACGGTATTCATGGACGGGCGAATCCGATTGCTACCGGTGTGAAAATAGCCAACCCGCATTTAAGTGTCTGGGTAGCTACCGGCGACGGCGATTCCATGGCTATCGGAGGAAATCATTTTATTCATATTATCCGTCGTAATGTTGACTTGAATATTTTGCTGTTCAATAACCAGATATACGGTCTTACCAAGGGACAGTATTCTCCAACCACTCCCATGGGAACCGTTACGAAGACATCGCCTCAGGGAACCATTGAACATCCATTCAATTGCGGAGAGCTGGTTTTGGGTGCTCAGGGAACGTTTTTTGCACGGGCTGTTGACACTAATCCTAAAGTGATGAATGCGGTTATGATGGAAGCAGCCAAACATGATGGCACTTCCGTGATAGAAATTCTTCAGAACTGTGTTATTTTTGCTGATAAAACCCACGATATAATTACTTCAAAAGATCTTCGTGACGACCATCAGCTGCACCTTATCAACGGAGAGCCGATGCTTTTTGGCAAGGATAAGGACAAAGGCATTAAACTGGGTGTTGCAGGGCTTGAAGTAGTGAAACTGGGCGAGAACGGCATCACTGAAAAAGATATTCTTGTTCACGACCCTTATTTGCAGGATCCCGGTATTCACCTGATGGTTGCAAAGATGCAGCCGCCTCATTTCCCGGTGGCTTTGGGCGTTATCCGCTCGGCAATGTTCCCCACATACGACGATATGGTTGAAGAGCAGATTACCTACGCCAAGAAAACAGAAAAGATAAAATGTGTGGACGACCTGCTGCAAAGCGGCGATACGTGGGAGATAAATTAG
- a CDS encoding M1 family aminopeptidase yields MKKSLICFSFCLLAMVSFCQKNPNASLDGKCNRSASFSKHQNLELRQGGLMDKYDVKFYFLDIDMERTDTYVSGNATTVAVVTAAQLDTLQLELIASLSVDSVFVNGIQRPFLHNNDFILILLPAPVMSGTTVSMKVWYHGDPQVGGNFFSGISNDFSPSWGNQVTWTLSEPFNAYQWWPCKQSLTDKADSAWIFITTANTNKAGSEGILTGITNMGGSKSRYEWKTKYPIDYYLISGAVAQYVDYSIYAHPAGMTDSVLIQNYIYNNPATLAYFKHEIDTTARFLELYSELFGMYPFTNEKYGHCLAPMGGGMEHQTMTTQSSFSFYLTCHELSHQWFGDKVTCETWSDIWVNEGFASYAEYLAAQYMVSYSEAQSHMLDVHNNVMSQSGGSVYVPPAETGDENRIFDGRLTYDKGSAIIHTLRFELQDDSVFFDILKNYISQYGDSVATGLDFKGVVENTSGMNFDDFFNQWYFGEGYPIFDIFWTQSNDTVYMTSTQTTSSTTPLFKMLMQYRFTFAGGDTNIFVRQTTNIDDYKIPCKKHITGITVDPENWVLNGPGSVVMSTGDLAENAVAFNCFPNPCKDYMDVSFISNGLAKNIAVFDLAGRCVSQNTMVNGGRINTSGLASGVYFINVTEGYKTSRLKFTKL; encoded by the coding sequence ATGAAAAAGTCACTTATTTGTTTCAGTTTTTGTCTGCTTGCCATGGTAAGCTTTTGCCAGAAAAATCCAAATGCATCTCTTGACGGTAAATGCAACAGGTCGGCCTCATTTAGTAAACATCAGAACCTTGAACTCAGGCAGGGCGGATTGATGGATAAGTATGATGTGAAATTTTATTTTCTTGACATAGACATGGAGCGTACCGACACCTACGTTTCGGGTAATGCAACTACGGTAGCTGTGGTTACAGCTGCGCAGCTGGATACGTTGCAGCTTGAACTGATAGCCTCCTTGAGTGTTGATTCGGTTTTTGTGAACGGCATTCAGCGCCCTTTTCTGCACAATAATGATTTCATTTTAATTCTGCTTCCAGCCCCCGTTATGAGCGGAACAACGGTATCGATGAAGGTTTGGTATCATGGCGATCCGCAGGTAGGCGGAAATTTTTTCTCCGGTATTTCCAATGATTTTTCACCCTCATGGGGGAATCAGGTTACCTGGACATTATCAGAACCTTTCAATGCGTATCAGTGGTGGCCGTGTAAACAATCGCTTACAGATAAAGCAGATTCGGCATGGATTTTTATTACCACAGCGAATACCAACAAGGCAGGCTCAGAAGGCATTCTGACTGGTATTACGAATATGGGTGGCAGTAAATCGAGGTACGAATGGAAAACAAAATATCCGATTGATTATTATCTGATTTCAGGTGCGGTTGCACAGTACGTTGATTACAGCATCTACGCGCATCCGGCAGGCATGACAGATTCAGTTCTTATCCAGAATTACATTTATAATAATCCGGCTACGCTGGCATACTTCAAACATGAAATAGACACGACGGCCCGCTTTCTGGAATTATATTCTGAGCTGTTTGGAATGTACCCATTTACGAATGAAAAATACGGGCATTGCCTGGCACCCATGGGCGGAGGTATGGAGCACCAAACCATGACCACACAAAGTAGTTTTAGTTTTTACTTGACCTGCCATGAGCTTTCGCATCAGTGGTTCGGCGATAAAGTTACCTGTGAAACATGGAGTGATATCTGGGTGAATGAAGGTTTTGCTTCGTATGCCGAGTATTTGGCCGCGCAGTATATGGTAAGCTACAGCGAGGCGCAGTCGCATATGCTTGATGTACACAACAACGTAATGAGCCAGTCGGGCGGAAGTGTTTATGTACCACCTGCTGAAACGGGTGACGAAAACAGAATTTTTGACGGACGACTTACGTATGACAAGGGCTCAGCGATTATTCATACGCTGCGTTTTGAACTTCAGGATGATTCGGTTTTCTTTGATATTCTGAAAAATTACATCAGCCAATATGGCGACAGTGTGGCAACCGGTCTTGATTTTAAGGGTGTTGTAGAGAATACGTCAGGTATGAATTTCGATGATTTTTTTAATCAGTGGTATTTTGGTGAAGGTTATCCCATTTTTGATATTTTCTGGACTCAGTCTAACGATACCGTTTATATGACATCCACTCAAACTACCTCATCCACGACTCCGCTTTTCAAAATGCTGATGCAATACCGGTTTACATTTGCCGGGGGCGATACAAACATTTTTGTGAGGCAAACCACCAATATTGACGATTATAAAATTCCATGCAAAAAACACATTACCGGCATTACAGTTGATCCTGAGAACTGGGTGCTGAACGGTCCGGGAAGTGTTGTCATGTCTACGGGTGATTTGGCAGAGAACGCTGTTGCATTTAATTGTTTCCCCAACCCTTGTAAAGATTATATGGATGTGAGTTTTATAAGTAATGGTCTTGCTAAAAATATTGCGGTTTTTGATCTGGCAGGTCGTTGTGTATCGCAAAACACCATGGTAAACGGAGGGCGTATCAATACCTCAGGATTGGCGTCAGGCGTTTATTTCATTAATGTTACTGAAGGTTACAAAACAAGCAGACTGAAATTTACGAAGTTGTAA
- a CDS encoding 2-oxoacid:acceptor oxidoreductase subunit alpha yields MAKKNNVVQKEDIVVKFVGDSGDGMQLTGTLFSDTAALEGKDLATFPDYPAEIRAPHNTVAGVSGFQVHFGKRVYSSGDMCDVLVAMNPASLKANLKWAKKGATIIVDTDAFEAKSIEKAGYKVSPFDEPSISSYNLIKAPITSMTKGALAELKMDTKSADKTKNMFALGIMYFMFGWDMEKTFASFEKKFKKKPQFIEANKTVLKAGYSYAETIEALASTIETPAAKLEKGTYRNITGNIATAWGFLAAAERSGRPLFLGSYPITPATEIMMELAKHKSLGAKVFQAEDEIAGICSAIGASYTGAMALTTTSGPGLSLKSEAIGLAVMTELPLVIVNVQRGGPSTGLPTKSEQSDLMQALYGRNGECPVIVMAASTPSNCFYYAYEAAKLSMEHMTPVILLTDGYLGMGSELFRIPKVKDLPSITPPIAKANDPDYKPYARDPETLVRKWAIPGTEGLRHRVGGLEKEDVIGNVSTDPMNHQIMTDYRWNKVQKVADFIAEQTVSGPPEGDLLVISWGGTYGAVLSSVLDAQAKGLSVSHAHFNYIMPLPKNTEKILSSYKKIVVCELNAGQFVQYLKICFPQFRYEQFNKVQGLPFMVNELIDNYTEILKEK; encoded by the coding sequence ATGGCTAAAAAGAATAATGTTGTTCAGAAAGAAGACATTGTTGTCAAGTTTGTTGGCGATTCCGGCGACGGGATGCAGCTTACAGGAACACTTTTCTCAGATACTGCCGCCCTTGAAGGGAAAGATCTCGCAACGTTCCCCGACTATCCTGCAGAAATCAGGGCTCCGCATAATACAGTTGCAGGGGTTTCAGGTTTCCAGGTTCACTTCGGTAAGAGGGTTTATTCTTCCGGAGATATGTGCGATGTGCTGGTTGCGATGAATCCCGCATCGCTCAAAGCAAATTTGAAATGGGCGAAAAAAGGCGCCACAATCATTGTTGATACCGACGCTTTCGAAGCTAAATCAATTGAAAAAGCAGGCTATAAAGTCAGCCCTTTTGACGAGCCAAGCATCAGCAGCTACAACCTGATAAAAGCCCCGATAACCTCAATGACCAAAGGCGCATTGGCGGAATTAAAAATGGATACTAAATCAGCGGATAAAACAAAGAACATGTTTGCGCTCGGCATCATGTACTTCATGTTTGGCTGGGATATGGAAAAAACATTTGCTTCTTTTGAGAAAAAATTCAAGAAAAAACCACAATTTATAGAAGCAAATAAAACGGTTTTGAAAGCGGGTTACAGCTATGCTGAAACTATTGAAGCGCTTGCTTCTACAATAGAGACTCCTGCTGCAAAACTTGAAAAAGGAACGTATAGAAATATTACCGGAAATATTGCCACGGCATGGGGATTTCTTGCCGCAGCCGAACGCTCGGGCAGACCATTATTTTTAGGCTCATATCCCATCACTCCCGCTACTGAAATCATGATGGAGCTGGCGAAGCATAAATCGCTTGGTGCAAAAGTATTTCAGGCGGAGGATGAAATTGCAGGTATTTGTTCTGCGATAGGAGCCTCATACACCGGAGCTATGGCGTTAACCACCACTTCAGGTCCCGGACTGTCGCTGAAAAGCGAAGCCATTGGTCTTGCTGTGATGACGGAACTTCCGTTGGTTATTGTCAATGTTCAGCGTGGCGGACCTTCAACCGGACTTCCTACAAAATCGGAACAAAGCGATTTAATGCAGGCACTGTATGGCCGCAACGGCGAGTGTCCGGTTATCGTTATGGCAGCATCAACACCTTCGAATTGTTTTTATTACGCGTATGAAGCGGCAAAATTATCGATGGAGCATATGACGCCTGTAATTCTGCTTACCGATGGCTATCTGGGCATGGGTTCAGAATTGTTCCGGATACCGAAAGTAAAAGATTTGCCTTCCATCACACCTCCTATTGCCAAAGCTAATGACCCTGATTATAAGCCATATGCCAGAGACCCGGAAACATTAGTTCGCAAGTGGGCAATCCCCGGCACCGAAGGCCTTAGGCACAGGGTCGGAGGTTTGGAGAAAGAAGATGTTATCGGAAATGTTTCCACTGACCCGATGAATCATCAGATAATGACCGATTATCGTTGGAATAAAGTTCAGAAAGTGGCAGATTTCATTGCTGAGCAAACAGTAAGCGGGCCTCCAGAAGGCGACTTGTTGGTAATAAGCTGGGGTGGAACATACGGTGCGGTACTGTCATCGGTACTTGATGCACAGGCAAAGGGATTAAGTGTTAGTCACGCGCATTTTAATTACATCATGCCTCTGCCAAAAAATACGGAGAAGATTCTGAGTTCCTATAAAAAGATTGTCGTATGTGAATTGAATGCAGGGCAGTTTGTTCAGTACCTGAAAATTTGCTTCCCGCAATTCCGTTACGAACAGTTCAACAAAGTACAGGGCTTGCCTTTTATGGTGAATGAATTAATTGATAATTACACTGAAATTTTAAAGGAGAAATAA
- a CDS encoding SusD/RagB family nutrient-binding outer membrane lipoprotein, which yields MKKIKVIGVMILLTLLVTSCKKWIDPAINKDPSKPTDVTMALLLPSAQTGLGYAVGGDVKYAASEWMQQMAGGANQPLAYDRYVITQSDVDNAWKWAMYAGCMKDMADIIKKAEEKKAPWYGGIGKVLMAYSIGVMTDLWNDVPYSKAFQGDADLTPAYDSQAEVYAAINTLLDGAIADLGQPSSANLYWPGGEDFIYGGDPSMWTMAAYSLKARFAIHLAKRNGSAAYTDALTALANGFTGNSDDMSVPFGTAYNEQNPMFQFSDQRPGDIVVGAYLVDSMIAHADPRLPLFVDTTGGAVGSHAGQGEGASLWGPYYASDNSPVPLISYVELKFIEAEAKLQTGDAPGAAIAHNEAVAASLSKFGLTDPAYIAAYGSETGASITLEKIITQKYFALCYQIEVYNDYRRTGYPVLVPATNGVISFIPKRYPYPTSERLYNGDNCPDVNISTKVWWDN from the coding sequence ATGAAAAAGATAAAAGTAATAGGAGTCATGATTTTATTGACACTACTTGTGACATCCTGTAAAAAGTGGATAGATCCTGCAATCAACAAGGATCCTAGTAAACCTACTGATGTGACGATGGCGCTCTTGTTGCCTTCGGCACAGACTGGCTTAGGCTATGCCGTGGGCGGAGATGTTAAATATGCCGCATCCGAATGGATGCAGCAGATGGCCGGTGGTGCAAACCAGCCTCTTGCGTATGATCGATACGTGATTACGCAGAGCGACGTGGACAACGCCTGGAAATGGGCGATGTACGCCGGTTGTATGAAAGACATGGCCGACATCATTAAAAAAGCCGAAGAAAAGAAAGCTCCCTGGTACGGTGGTATAGGCAAAGTGCTGATGGCCTATTCTATTGGCGTTATGACGGATTTGTGGAATGATGTGCCTTACTCAAAAGCGTTTCAGGGCGACGCCGATCTTACTCCTGCGTATGATTCACAGGCAGAAGTCTATGCGGCAATAAACACGCTGCTGGACGGAGCGATTGCAGATCTAGGTCAGCCATCTTCGGCAAACCTTTACTGGCCCGGTGGTGAAGACTTTATTTATGGGGGCGATCCTTCCATGTGGACAATGGCTGCATATAGCCTGAAAGCCCGCTTTGCGATTCATCTGGCAAAACGTAACGGTTCTGCCGCCTACACCGACGCATTAACGGCTCTTGCAAATGGTTTTACAGGAAACTCAGATGACATGTCGGTTCCTTTTGGCACTGCATACAATGAGCAAAACCCGATGTTCCAGTTCTCAGACCAAAGACCGGGCGACATTGTAGTAGGCGCCTATCTGGTGGATTCTATGATTGCACATGCCGATCCAAGACTTCCGCTGTTTGTTGATACTACCGGCGGTGCAGTAGGCTCACATGCAGGTCAGGGCGAAGGGGCTTCATTATGGGGCCCGTATTATGCATCAGACAATTCTCCTGTCCCTCTCATTTCTTATGTAGAGCTGAAATTCATTGAGGCAGAAGCAAAATTACAGACGGGTGATGCTCCCGGAGCTGCAATAGCACATAATGAAGCTGTTGCCGCATCTCTATCTAAATTCGGGCTGACCGATCCGGCGTACATTGCCGCTTATGGTAGTGAAACAGGTGCATCCATCACGCTCGAGAAAATTATCACACAGAAATATTTTGCATTATGCTACCAGATTGAGGTTTATAATGATTATCGCAGAACCGGGTACCCGGTACTCGTGCCTGCAACGAATGGTGTGATATCATTTATCCCCAAACGTTACCCTTATCCAACCTCAGAACGCTTATACAATGGCGACAATTGCCCTGATGTAAACATCAGTACCAAAGTATGGTGGGATAACTAA